In one window of Azoarcus olearius DNA:
- a CDS encoding M48 family metallopeptidase: MTHDQFEALVGRLEQQAQANPRGYQFKVLMLALFGNAYLAAVLLVLVVVLLALVASVGVLKALALKLILIFGVFLWMVLKAMWVKIDPPTGVEIDARQAPELFAMVDALRRELGAPRFHHALVTDDFNAGVVQTPRLGIFGWPRNYLLIGLPLMKSLSVEQFRAVLAHEFGHLARGHGRLSNWIYRQRLRWSRLLQALEANDSKGSFLFKPFIDRFAPYFNAYSFPLARANEYEADATSVRLTSARAAAEALTGVNVVGSYLAERYWPQIHRQADEHPAPAFAPFVGMAQGVASEVDEDSARGWLEQALARRTDVADTHPALQDRLAAIGEAPRLAIPAAGDSADRLLGTALATITEGFDQRWLAHIQPSWTERYQEVSEGRRQLAELDARAAQGEELALQDAYDRARLTESVGGAAEAAFEQYRELHRRAPDDSVINLTLGARLLDRDDAEGCALVERAMQLDDGAIASGSELLRDYHWRQGHSDEAHAWHQRLMERVQLEQAAARERDELKLSDKLDAHGLPADEVAPLAAALAAIPGLRKAYLVRKRVHHLADKPCFVLGYRVTPWYRLHSKRRAQEVMEQIRQSVRFPHETLIVNVEGDNYRFGRKLAWKRGTRVV; the protein is encoded by the coding sequence ATGACCCACGATCAGTTCGAAGCCCTGGTTGGCAGGCTGGAACAGCAGGCCCAGGCCAACCCGCGCGGCTACCAGTTCAAGGTGCTGATGCTGGCACTGTTCGGCAACGCCTACCTGGCGGCGGTGCTGTTGGTGCTGGTGGTCGTGCTGCTGGCGCTGGTCGCCTCGGTGGGGGTGCTGAAGGCGCTGGCGCTGAAGCTGATCCTGATCTTCGGCGTTTTCCTGTGGATGGTGCTGAAGGCGATGTGGGTGAAGATCGACCCGCCCACCGGCGTGGAGATCGACGCGCGCCAGGCGCCGGAGCTGTTCGCGATGGTGGACGCGCTGCGCCGCGAACTCGGCGCGCCGCGCTTCCACCATGCGCTGGTCACCGACGACTTCAACGCCGGCGTGGTGCAGACGCCGCGCCTGGGCATCTTCGGCTGGCCGCGCAACTACCTGCTGATCGGCCTGCCGCTGATGAAGTCGCTCAGCGTCGAGCAGTTCCGCGCGGTGCTCGCCCACGAGTTCGGCCACCTCGCCCGCGGCCACGGCCGGCTGTCCAACTGGATCTACCGCCAGCGCCTGCGCTGGTCGCGCCTGCTGCAGGCACTGGAGGCGAACGACAGCAAGGGCAGCTTCCTGTTCAAGCCTTTCATCGACCGCTTCGCGCCCTACTTCAACGCCTATTCCTTCCCGCTGGCGCGCGCCAACGAATACGAGGCCGACGCCACCTCGGTGCGACTCACCTCCGCACGCGCCGCGGCCGAGGCGCTGACCGGCGTCAACGTGGTCGGCAGCTACCTCGCCGAGCGCTACTGGCCGCAGATCCACCGCCAGGCCGACGAGCACCCGGCGCCCGCCTTCGCCCCCTTCGTCGGCATGGCGCAGGGCGTCGCGAGCGAGGTGGACGAGGATTCCGCGCGCGGCTGGCTGGAGCAGGCGCTGGCGCGCCGCACCGATGTCGCCGACACCCACCCGGCGCTGCAAGACCGCCTCGCCGCCATCGGTGAAGCCCCGCGCCTCGCCATCCCCGCCGCCGGCGACAGCGCCGACCGCCTGCTCGGCACCGCGCTCGCCACGATCACCGAGGGCTTCGACCAGCGCTGGCTCGCGCACATCCAGCCGTCGTGGACCGAACGCTACCAGGAGGTGAGCGAAGGCCGCCGCCAACTTGCCGAACTCGACGCGCGGGCGGCGCAGGGCGAGGAACTCGCTCTGCAGGACGCCTACGACCGCGCCCGCCTCACCGAAAGCGTCGGCGGCGCGGCCGAGGCGGCGTTCGAGCAGTACCGCGAACTCCATCGCCGCGCGCCCGACGACAGCGTGATCAACCTCACCCTCGGCGCCCGCCTGCTTGACCGCGACGACGCCGAAGGCTGCGCGCTGGTCGAACGCGCGATGCAGCTCGACGACGGCGCCATCGCCAGCGGCAGCGAGTTGCTGCGCGACTACCACTGGCGCCAGGGCCACAGCGACGAGGCCCATGCCTGGCACCAGCGCCTGATGGAACGCGTGCAGCTCGAACAGGCCGCCGCCCGCGAACGCGACGAACTGAAGCTGAGCGACAAGCTCGACGCCCACGGCCTGCCCGCGGATGAAGTGGCGCCGCTGGCCGCCGCGCTCGCCGCCATCCCCGGCCTGCGCAAGGCCTACCTGGTGCGCAAACGGGTACACCACCTCGCGGACAAGCCGTGCTTCGTGCTCGGCTACCGGGTCACGCCCTGGTACCGGCTGCACAGCAAGCGGCGCGCGCAGGAAGTGATGGAGCAGATCCGCCAGTCGGTGCGCTTCCCGCACGAAACCCTGATCGTCAACGTCGAGGGCGACAACTACCGCTTCGGCCGCAAGCTGGCGTGGAAGCGCGGCACCCGCGTGGTATAG